In the Populus trichocarpa isolate Nisqually-1 chromosome 1, P.trichocarpa_v4.1, whole genome shotgun sequence genome, one interval contains:
- the LOC18095004 gene encoding probable E3 ubiquitin-protein ligase RHC2A isoform X2 — protein MSSTPTNEWQTYWCHECDLSIHLLTTTTPLCPHCHHDFLELMDPIPTSTAADTTTFLLDSPSFLNFLQHLNTNSHCDCEDDNINATIDSIIPTIKITSCMLEMDPMLVCAVCKDQFLIDVEAKQLPCSHLYHPGCILPWLSNHNSCPLCRFQLQTPVVREENLENWSPDHPHHDANHAHVGVLSTSLPPHF, from the exons ATGTCTTCCACCCCAACAAATGAATGGCAAACCTACTGGTGTCATGAATGTGACCTCAGCATCCACCTtctcaccaccaccactccTCTTTGCCCTCACTGCCACCATGACTTTCTTGAACTCATGGACCCCATTCCCACCTCCACCGCCGCTGACACCACCACTTTCCTCCTTGACAGCCCCTCCTTCCTCAACTTCCTTCAACATCTCAACACCAATAGCCATTGCGATTGTGAAGATGATAATATAAACGCCACTATTGACTCTATCATCCCCACCATAAAAATCACTTCTTGCATGCTAGAAATGGATCCAATGCTTGTGTGTGCAGTGTGTAAAGATCAGTTCTTGATTGATGTTGAGGCCAAGCAGCTGCCCTGCAGTCACTTGTACCATCCAGGCTGCATTCTCCCCTGGCTTTCTAACCACAACTCTTGTCCTCTCTGTCGCTTCCAGTTACAAACGCCAGTAGTCAGAGAGGAGAATTTGGAAAATTGGTCTCCTGATCATCCTCATCATGATGCTAATCATGCTCATGTCGGGGTTTTGTCCACCTCTCTTCCTCCACACTTTTG A
- the LOC18095004 gene encoding probable E3 ubiquitin-protein ligase RHC2A isoform X1 yields the protein MSSTPTNEWQTYWCHECDLSIHLLTTTTPLCPHCHHDFLELMDPIPTSTAADTTTFLLDSPSFLNFLQHLNTNSHCDCEDDNINATIDSIIPTIKITSCMLEMDPMLVCAVCKDQFLIDVEAKQLPCSHLYHPGCILPWLSNHNSCPLCRFQLQTPVVREENLENWSPDHPHHDANHAHVGVLSTSLPPHFWA from the exons ATGTCTTCCACCCCAACAAATGAATGGCAAACCTACTGGTGTCATGAATGTGACCTCAGCATCCACCTtctcaccaccaccactccTCTTTGCCCTCACTGCCACCATGACTTTCTTGAACTCATGGACCCCATTCCCACCTCCACCGCCGCTGACACCACCACTTTCCTCCTTGACAGCCCCTCCTTCCTCAACTTCCTTCAACATCTCAACACCAATAGCCATTGCGATTGTGAAGATGATAATATAAACGCCACTATTGACTCTATCATCCCCACCATAAAAATCACTTCTTGCATGCTAGAAATGGATCCAATGCTTGTGTGTGCAGTGTGTAAAGATCAGTTCTTGATTGATGTTGAGGCCAAGCAGCTGCCCTGCAGTCACTTGTACCATCCAGGCTGCATTCTCCCCTGGCTTTCTAACCACAACTCTTGTCCTCTCTGTCGCTTCCAGTTACAAACGCCAGTAGTCAGAGAGGAGAATTTGGAAAATTGGTCTCCTGATCATCCTCATCATGATGCTAATCATGCTCATGTCGGGGTTTTGTCCACCTCTCTTCCTCCACACTTTTG GGCATAA
- the LOC18095005 gene encoding uncharacterized protein LOC18095005 — MGVVIIDGSTVRDFVNDEAQFNKSVDEAFTKLDLNNDGVLSRSELRKAFETLRLIETHFGVDVATAPEELTNLYDSIFDKFDCDQSGSVDLEEYRSELKKIMLAIADGLGSSPIQMALEDDDQGFIKQAADLEASKLPQQSSSAGP; from the coding sequence ATGGGAGTGGTGATCATAGATGGATCAACAGTACGTGACTTTGTTAACGACGAGGCTCAGTTCAATAAGAGTGTGGACGAGGCATTTACAAAGCTTGACCTCAACAACGATGGAGTCTTGTCCCGCTCTGAACTCCGCAAGGCCTTCGAAACCTTGCGTTTGATCGAAACCCACTTTGGAGTGGACGTGGCCACAGCACCTGAGGAGCTCACAAATCTGTATGACTCAATCTTTGACAAGTTTGATTGTGATCAGAGTGGAAGTGTTGATCTTGAAGAGTACAGGTCAGAGTTGAAGAAGATCATGCTTGCTATTGCTGATGGGTTGGGGTCTAGTCCTATTCAGATGGCTCTTGAAGATGATGACCAGGGTTTTATCAAGCAAGCTGCTGATCTTGAGGCCTCTAAGCTCCCTCAACAGTCTTCTTCGGCTGGACCGTAA